The DNA region ATTAGGTCGGCTGTCAAATAAACTTTAGTATCATCTACTTGTTTAAATTTCATGTAATCCAATAATTtgtaagttttataaaatttaaatttaatagtttaacttctaaaattaaaaaaaaaatcaagaacttCAAAAAGGTTCTGCCATTGGACCATGACAATTTTAATTACATTACAAGGAGTTCTAAACTTcacaaattacaaaatttacaattaaactGATCATTTCATGGGTTCTGATCATTGGAGATCGCctgaaaacccaaaaaaaaactattaaacatTAGAAGAAGGggattgaatttttttttggaacaaatatattaattaccaCAAACAAAGTTAGGTAGCAGCCATAAAATCTTCAACCTCCAACAAACAGAGTTTTGCTAGACAGCTCGAGAATATCAGCCACAAGAAGAAGGGGATTgaatattattcatttttaactATAGAAATAGGCAGTTAAAACTAGAATTTACAaaccaatacataataaaaatggATAACCAAAGGGAAATGTTAAGAATTATGATTATCCAATTGTCCATTAACAGGACACTGTTTAGTCAACAATGTTATCATCATCTTAACACTTGTCTATAATTACTTAACCTTCTCTGGACTATAAATAGACGTGAGATTAAGCAGAAAAGGTGTACTGTAAATAACAAGAAAAGTCATTACCAGAGTTTCCTTCTCTTACCTTTTTGCTTCGTTagttaattttcatataaagaaaaacactatagcataaatatttatactactCCTCGCCTTATAGTTACAACAGGGAATATTTTTAACATGGTCTTTCTCTTTATTAGCAAACGCATAAAATGTGTCTAGAAGGGATCAGGGCAtaaacaaaacaccaaataaaagaagataaaCTATTAAAGGCTTTCTTGCGAGTACTACTCACACAGAAACAGGAATCATGTCCAAAACTTTCATCATGAAAGTAAACGTAAATGCATCTTCCTGAAGCTTCTCAAATCTGCACCTCAGTATCAAAAACATGGGTTAATCACATACCAAAAACCAACTTTCGTCCAGTACAAAAGGTTACGTGTTTGTAATGTTGAGAGACAAATTGGCCACGTTCATACCTCCCAGATTTGGAGAAATGTCCAGCGCCAAGGTCACATTTGAACAAAAGCAAGTTGTTGTCAGTCTTCATTTCTCTCAGTTTCGCCACGAACTTGGCAGGTTCAGAGTACATCACCCTTGGATCTGTTTGTCACAAAACAGTTTAAAAACCATATCAACAAGTCATAATAAACTATCGACCAAGCCTGTTTTAACCGTACTCAGAAGCAAGTTTGAGTCCAAACTGTATAAAGACAAATTAGTGCGTACCATTTAACCCAGCGGTTACAAGAACATTTGGATAATTCTGCGCTGTAACCTGTTATATTGGAATAAATGCATCATCACAGAGACCTTCTTGTCATGTATTGCAGATAATACCAAAAAGAGACAATATATACTCACATTGTCAACAGGGGAATACGATTTCATATAGAAGTAATATTCTTCCTTCCTAGGGTCACCCCACTCCTACAATGATAGAAACCAACCATAACACATGCAAGTAAGAAACTATGTTAATCCATGTTATAAGGCACTGAAGAAACATCAAACCCCACCTCCCATTCTGATGTCGTAAGCGGAATAGTTGGGTCCAGAATTGTTGTCAAAGCGTCTACAAAAGGAACACCAGCGACAACCACCTTGAACAAGTCAGGCCTCATGTTAAGAACCGCACCCATCAGCAAACCACCAGCACTTCTTCCTTCCACACACAGTTTTTCCTTTGAACAGTACTTAAGTTCTATTAAAGACTCAGCACAAGCGATAAAATCAGTGAacgtgtttttctttttcagcaGCTTCCCGTTCTCGTACCACTGTCTCCCCATTTCACCACCTCCACGAACATGTGCAATTACGTAGACAAAACCACGGTCTAACAAGGATAACCTTGATGTCTTGAAATACGGATCCACAGAATTCTGTAACGATAAAGAGTAATTTATAGAttagcaaaataaaaataaataaaaaaagtgaAAGGACTATCAAAGCCTCAGCTAAAAAGTACCTCATATGAACCATATCCATACAGCAGACAAGGATCAGACCCATCTAGCTTTGCAAGCTTTTTGTTATACACAATAGACATTGGAATTTGAGTTCCGTCAGCTGCACTGACCCATTTCCTTTCTGTAACATAGTTTGACGCATCAAAACCTCCCAATACctgcaaataataataaatataaggCAGCTTATATACGAAAAAACAGAAATTGTAAGTAAaagccaaaaataaaaaagtggtTTACTTACTGTATCAATCTTCTTGATAACAGAAGTGCCACTATCCATGTCATAGTCATACACAGAAGGAGGTGTCTTCAACGAGCTGTAGCAGAACCTCAAAACACTGGAGGAAAATTCAGACTCTGTTGAGTTCACTTTATAGACCGGATCAACAAAGCTAACACTACGACCAGCTTGGAGACCGTTCAGAGGATGTTCTTCAGCGGGAAGCCTATAAACCGTTATCTTCTGTAGTCCCTGTTCACGCTCGAATACTGCTAGATGATCTCTAAAGAGCTGAATTTCCTGAATCTTTACACTGTTTATATCGAAAATagagtataattattattacctATATGAAACAAAGGAGACCTTAAATTTAAGTGAATAATGGAATAGTAAACCACAATTAgcaattggaaaaaaaaatccaaccaTGCATGCATATAAGCCAAAGAATATAAATGAGACTAATAATTAATTGCACTGGACACTGAGGGAGGTAAACAGATTCTAACAAGAAGTTTTTACCTTTCTCTATGTGGAATCAGAACTGTTGTCTTAGATGGGTCATCAACTGAGCAGGAGACCAGTTCTGAGTTGTAGTATTCAGTGCTCCTTCTCTGTATGAAAAAGTGGTTCCCTCGATGACTTACAGATGAATCAATGCCGTCCACACGAGGTGTCAGCACCCTGAGTCCATCCTGAGGCTTGGAGACGTCAAGCGAGAAGACAAATCTTGTGGTTTTGCTTTCGGATGCAACAAATATATACTTATGGCTCTCAGAGGCGTGAAGATCAAGGGAAAACATATCATCCTTCTCGTGGTAAAGACATACATCACTGCTTTGTTCTGTCCCCAACTTATGTAACCAAACCTGTCACAAAGAAAATAcgaaaatgacaaatccacagAGATTGACTGCTGAACATAGTAAATGAAACAATTGCGTCATAATTATGATAAAACAGGtcttaaactaataaaaatagttgATTAATCGAAATTTAATTGCTACCTatggtaaaaagaaaaaagaaaaaaaccttgTCAGGTCGCAGGATTTCATCCATAGTTACGTAGACCAAAGCATCATTACCAGCCCACTGAAGATAACAAGTTACTCCTTTTAGAGGTTGCCCTAATGGTGTCAGAGCCTCAGAGTGGATGACATGAACTGTATATATCTCATCACCTTTTGTGTCCTCTGCATACGCCACCAACTTATGATCAGGACTAACCTGTATACAGAATCAAGAAATGAAAACAtcaagttaaacaaaaaaagcaGGATTGAAACAGAACTTCTGAGAGGGATAGCTAAAAGTTCAAACCTTGAAGGTACCAATTCTGTAGTAGCCATGCTCTTGGGCCTTGACATTCTCATCCAATATGATATGCTCAGGAGGAGCATCAGGACCAGTAGGCATAGTATCATACACAGAAGGCTCAGCTTTGTTGTCAGTGATCAAACGCCTACAGTGCTGAACATATTCCTTTCCTTGAAGATTCTTCTTGTAATAGTAGTAAGGACCCTTACGTAGAGGTGCAGATATGTCATCTTCTTTGATCCTTCCTCTTATTTCAGCAAACAGCTGGTTCTCAAATTGCTTAGTCCCTGAAAAACAGATATTCCACAGTCAACACTAGGCATGAACATTAacctaaccaaaaaaaaatgaaaccagACTAAAATATTCTCAAATACCCGAACGGTTTCTTTATAAACAGAAACGAATAGATaccaaaaatacaatataaaatttgtttatatgatttaaCTATATCAAATTGAAAAATTACCATTTTCTATGAAAGTAAATACCAAATCTATAGAAAGTAGAGAATAATTACTTGGAGGCAGTCCATGGATAAACTAGTATGCAAATACACCGAATGCTAATGTTATAATGTTCAAGATACATAGACGTTCGAAGTTTGTCTACTTACCACATAACCACAAAATCCAGGAgaaaataatgttaatattatataaaaaaaaaagcaaattaCGAGATATTTTGATCCGGATTATATGactatttgatattttaatcaATAATCTGATTCTCAAATTGCTTAGTTCCTGAAACAGCTTCCACAGTGATTACATGAACAGAGAGATTAAACCCTAATGACTAAGAAGCTCACTCACCAGACATGACGGTATCAGTGTATTCGTTTTCTTCACGTAGGTAAGAAAGCATGTCGGGGTTGCAACGAGAGTCGTCACGGAGCCAGTAGTAATTATCAACCCTAACGTCACCGAACATCTGCATCACATGCTCCACCTTTTTTGCCACTGGAGGTGATCTCACTTCCGCCATGTCTCACGCTACGAGGATGAAGCTCGGATTTTCAGGGAGTGTGACGTGGGAGGAAGAGAGAGGAGCGGAGAAAGTGGGGTGGAGTCAAAAGGAAACGTGGTGAGTTATATAGTGAGCGCAAAGACGCGCGGCGAGTTATTGGTAGATATGCTCCAAATACGGTTAGACTAGATTCTAGAATTCTAATCCTTtcattattttgaacaaaaacaaaagacgACTTGTTAGTAGATATACCCAAATACGGTTACACTAGATTCTAGAATGTGAATCAATCCTTTCTTTATtttgaacaaaaccaaacaattCGAAAACAATGGCTGTTAGTTAGGATTTCGAACTTGATCCTATCTGAATCTAATTTGTCTTCTAATCGGAAAATATTTTGTCGTTAAGATATGGTTTTAGAATTTGGTTGTAGAGATTTTAGGTGTGGATTGTTTTCTTATTTCTAGATTttctggtttttatttttttgattttgcagtatattaagttttttcttttgaaaaaaacataattggtgattttagaatttagtttctaaatgttgcattttgattataaaattaatataaagaaagatgttattaataataaaaatatttatcctgaaaaaataataaaagatacTATCATTGAAACATacaaaaacttatttaataaaattattttaaataaaaactacaataaaaataatttatctcGAATTAAAAATGCAGAAATTtgatgttaaatttattttatataatgtgTATGAGTTTTCATCTGAATCTGAGTCTTCAGTTGATACATTATCATtgtatatttcaaatcaaaatcaaCATCTCCTAAAATTGATAACCTTATAAAATTATGTAGTGTTATTGTTAATGCAACAGTCCTTTATTTAATatgtatactagattttgatccgcccttcaAGGGTGagtttacttttttgttttaagtctttgaacaattttaattttatgtttgtgtgATTTCAATCATATGTGTGTTTAATGtgaatttagtttaatataatttgtgCTAATTACATTACATATGTCAAATTGCATAACTATGCATATGTGAGATATACACATCTAATGTTTTGCACATGTATATACAACATAATTAGTAAATTTGctaagtaaaaaatatattgtcgacaaaaaaaaagataagtaaaGAATATACACGttataaaatagttttgaaTTTACCAATACGTAAGCATGAATAAAATCGAAGTAGGAGATACATAAGGAGTTTAATAACAAAGAAATTGAAAAACCCCTAAAGATAAAACAGtagtacaaataaaaagagCATTATAAGCATCTTCAAAGGTAGGATACAAAACTCCATTAACAGTTCGTAAATCTGTATAGCTGGTCGATGTTTTGTTCTTGTTTGAAAGAAAATGCAGATAAAACAATTCACTTGTATTGGAGTTATTTTCATGCTTACtaattgttttctctttgttcaTACTATTAATTTCCATCCAATCTTGATATTGCGAAGTTTGATTTGCCATATTTGTTGAGACATAcccaaaatcatcatcttcatatGTAGCTTCTTTGTcactttttcatatttttttctctccaTCTATAGCAAATATGattaaagaaaatttgaaaacctGACATTTGAATACCAATAtttattgaagaaaaaaattataactttctcATTAACAATTAGAAAATCTGACATTTGAATACTAGTAGTTATTGATGACTGAAGACAAATgaatataatagattttaaatgttAAAGTATTATGTGGTTTTAGAATACTCGGAAGAGAGtagattaatttatagaagatgaagaaaataggtaaaaatttagaaaaaggTAGCTTAAAACTTGAATGAGAAAAATTAGgaaattattagtttatatttagaCTCCAGAAAAAACGAGatagcaaaagaaaaatttaaaaccaactattttctataataatctgtcgataaatatttatacatgtaattatatgttttctgtTAAGTTATAAtgatttgattttatattaagaTGATTTATAATGGGTTTGTAAATTTTGGTTCAATATTTTCTGTAAAAACCCAGATTAAACCCATGTAAATATAACATACCCAAGGTCCAATTTGAAACATATTCCGACCACAAACACGTTACATAGAAAATCAATCTTTTACAAAGATTCAGCTGAAAAAAAATTGTcgttctctctccctctctctattACCACCTACGATCTTGTCTCTTTATTCATCAATCTGTAATaagtaaaaaatttaaacatattcCGACCACCGACAATCTTGTCTCTTTATTCTCAGATCTCGTTTCAGGtacatgtaattttttataatagattCATCATCAGaattatattttgttgcatGTAATCTTATTATGTGATGAATCCTCTGTTTCTTCCGATGATCTTAGTGAAGCTGATTTTAATCGACAAAACCaaagtgttgatctttcctCCATTGAAAACGAAGATGTACTCACTGAACTCGTATTTGTGTGTATATCATCACCAAGCGATTTAACTCCTACATCTGAAAAGCCTCTCTTCTGATATGtaagaaataaattaaagaataaattaaagattaattttttatatactcTGATTCGAAAAAGCTATTTATGGAATCTTAAGGATGAGTATATTTTTATGTGATAAAAAAGCTGTCaaaaactgatatttttttcaCAGAAACGCGTTGAAGACTGTGGTAGCAGACATGAGTGGCTCTATTCGATTGAAACCAGAGAAGTTGAAATCTACTTGGCTCCTGTCAAAATCCCAGGTAATCTGTTCCTTGCTAAATATACaacttgttaatttttttttaattattgaaatCTAATGATATTAGTCTTCCACTAAATGAATCTGACAACATGTTTTTTAAATACATGAAGTATTTTCTCAGGTTCTGACAGTAATCAGCTAGAATCCATTCTTATCTGGAGACCAGATGCTACAAATCTACAGCATCTGGTAAGAATCCGAACATGGCTTTTTCTTAAATGTGAACCAATAACCATTCTCTTGATGTCGCATGCATTTTTCGTTTTGAgattaaattttgtattacttGTAGGATTTCATTATAATTAATATCATGCTAGAGTAGCCAATGACTGAAACAATTAAGAAGGATAAAATCATCTAAATAGTCTCTGTTGCAATGTTGTAATCTAATTGAACTCTTGTATTTGTTCTGTAGAACTTAATGACAAAAAGGAGCAACTggagagaaataaaaaagatcTGCATTAGAAAGATAAGTAATATAAATGATAGTACTGAATACAGTTCATAAACAACTTTGACAAATTCTTATTGAATGATTGTTTTGTTCTGTATGCACTTGTTATTATATGAtaagaagaaagatgaaaacAGAAACCAAACAAAGGATAACAGACCCACTTCGAAGTACAATCAGAAACAACATCAATCATTGGAATAACATGTAAGTcactaaacaaaaattatagaGTTTAGCAATTAGGAATGAAACAGAAGCTTAGTTGCCAGGACTGGAATATCACATGATTAGTTAGGAATGGAAGTGGAATATTGTTTGCTGGTTTGTTATCTTCTTTGCTGTATGTTGAATGTTGTTCACTTGATTGTCTAATATGTGCTTGTATTTAGGTTAATAAAGACAATGTCGTTTGCTTGCACGTTTGTGTAATTCATTTGCTTGTATGAATTAATTAGAGAGACAAAGTAGAACTTCCAACAATTGCAAATTAACTACATTGTTTGAAAATAAGTGAAATAAGTTCAAATCTCTAAAAAACACAGCAaattaaacaattaaattaGAGATTCTGAAAGATCTCTTTGAAAACAACATTCTTTGTCTCACGCTTAGGTTTTCCTTGATCATCAACAACCAAAATCTTCAATCCCTTCTTTGATGTAACACTGGAAACAGCCACATATAGTTGCCCATGAGAAAAGACAACTCTTGGTAGATACAAACCAACATGAGATAGTGATTGATCTTGACTCTAGTTAATGGTAATTGCAAAAGCCACTGCAATAGGCAGTTGCCTCCTCCTCATCTTGAAAGGCAATTTCTTATCAGAAGGTGTAATAGAAAGTCTAGGAATGTCCACAGTTTTTCCCACCTTTTCTCATGTGATGACTTTCGCCTTTACCATTAAATCATCCATCTCTGTAATCTGAAGTCTGGTGCCATTCATTAAGCCGTTTGTATGGTCGATATTTCGTAGCAACATCACCGGACATCCGACTTTCAAGCGAATACTTTGATTAGGCAGACCAGAAATCTTGATGTGTTTAAGAAATCGGGAGTTAGAGCCTGGTCATTACGCAAAAATCTATCAGAAGCATCAATTGAGTCAGAGCTTAAGTAAATTATTTCTTCTCCTGCATGTTACAAACcccaaaaattaaataatattcaaaacGATTTCAATAGCCAAAAAATAACTTGTCCAAATTAATAGTATAACCTGGTAGTTTATCCAACATATGCTGGTTAATCCTATTGACATCTTCATTGGTGGGACATAGAATTGTTCTTTTTTGGAAAAACTTAGGCTCTCTATTCTGTTGTAAGGAAACAACATCCCCATACACTGCTTTGCTAATTGATTCAATTGGATCATCtgcatcattaataagaaactcCTCTGAGATACTGATTACAACTTTTCCATCATTATATCCTCCTAGCTTTCCATCTCCAACATCTAGAATCCACTCTGAAAATTCCTTTAATTCCTTAGCTTCCTCAACAGACAGATTTTCAGAAAGTAGCCTCATATTCTTGGTTAGCTTCATGACCTTGACATGCTTCCATAAATATGATGCATTAAGAGACTCCATTACAATTTTTGGTCGTCCACCACGATGTATAACATGCAATATCTGTCTGAAATCGCCTCCAAACACAACAACCTTTCCACCAAAAGGCCTGCTGTCCTTGTTCCCCAAAATGTATTTCATACTCCTGTCCAAAGACTCAAAACAGTGTATGCTCATCATTGGTGCTTCATCCCATATGATTAGAGAAGGATCTTTCACCAAATTAGTGTGATCACTTCCTGGAATAAGTGTGCAAGTAGAAAACTCATCTGGGTTTATTGGTATTCCAAACCTTGAATGAGCTGTCCTTCCTCCTTGTAGCAACAGAAAAGCTATCCCACTTGATGCAGTGTTCAAGCAAAATTTCTCCCCTGCATCGAATAGCTGCAAACAACAATCGCCATAGGAAGGTCTTACCAGTTCCTCcaaatccataaacaaagaagaCACCTCCATTTTCATTTACGACAGCATCAACAATCTCTCCATATATATTCCTTTGCTCCTCTGTTAGTTTACCAACGTCTCGGTCATGCTCCGCTTGCAGCTTCTCCCTATCGTAACTCAACTCATCTACAATCAACACATTCTCATTCCCAACAATATATGGAGCTGGCTTGGGCATAGATTCCCACTGCTCTAAAGTAAATCCATTGCTCTTTAAAATCTTTTCAATCTCAAGAAGAGCaaactgtttttttcttcatcacTTAAGCAAAgatctacaaaaaaatatatggatgaattataaaatattttctcagtGTGATATCGTAGTTCcaaaaagaattatattataCCTGGTCTGTTTAGTTGCTTTCTCCGTTTATACTTAATATTATCACATAGAACCTCCCATGTATTGTTCCAAACAACCTCTGGCGCAGATAAAGtaccaaacatcagaatgataACAAATGTGTGACGCAAATGTGCAGCTGTTTCAGTGAAACTCGTCCGCGAAATGTTATCAATAAACTATTTATCGTCCATTAAGCCTCTTGCAAAACACGCCGTCTTAAATGAAGTATACTCAACATTGTTACAGGTTCGAACCTCCTCAAAATTCCTTGGACTTCTAACAATGTTTAGTAGAACACGCAAATAGAAAGCTTCTTCAATCTTTCTTGGGGCATAATTGATCCTACCAATACTGAATCCCCTCTGTCTGTCATGAACTTCCTTTCCTTCTTATTCCAAGTGAACATTGTTGGAATTTCTGCTAAAGTTAGTTTTCTGGCAACAGCACTAACCTTGTCCAATTCAAACGAACCAGTGAACATAGTATTTTCAATAAGCTTGCGGTTGGTGATTGTTTCATAAGTGTCATCatctttgaaaataataatctgCTTCCCTGGTAGGTGAAACTGCATTCGCTCAACGGGTACTGATCGATAGTGAATAGGGAAATTTAAAGTCCCCCATGCCTCTTCATAAGTAGAAacatatttaagaaaataataatcaaaattagTGAAATAAAACTGATCTTGTTGAGGTTATAAAATAAAGCTGAAAAAGATGATAATGAATTTTACCTGcagttgaaaaaaaatttatctcatttttttttcaactttagTTCCATCTTTCACGCCCTTTTGTTTTACTCTTCCTTTTTCTGATGGCTCAACAGCAACAGTGCAACGATCCTGACCTTTGTTTATATACTTGAATAAGTATTTAATAGAACCAGTCTGATTACACCATTCCACATTAATATGAGCTCGATAACGAACATATAATTTCTTGTTATACGGTATCACATATCTGTTGTCGCATTTGAAGCAATTTTTCTCAACAAAGCAACCAGGCTGTTCACACCTTCTATAAACAGGAAATCCTTCTCTGTTCACAGAAGTTTCCTCCACAAAATCTTTAGAATAAAGCTTTGAACATTTACCATTTTCCATGCATGGCGAGTTCATGTTAACTGCCCCACAAGGACCATGAATCATCATATCCTTTACCACTTCAAACAACTCTGGTTCATTGTCTTTATCTGGTATTTCTGCTGAGATGATCCTGTCAATGTCCTCCGGTTTAGGAAGTTTAGATTTGGGATGCATGAACAGCAGAATATGAGCATGTGGCAGACCACGTTTCTGAAATTCAACCTTGTACATTGCTGCATTATAAACAGAGAACGACATTAGTAACCACAGTTTATACCATAATATATCagacaaaaattaaaacaaaaaactcaCATGCGACAACCCTTTCAAGTAGCCTATCAAGTTTAATCTTAAAAACTCTGCATAGGATGTCTGGTCTGTCATCAGGACTGAGCTTGCGTGGTTGAACATACTTCGTGATTTCAGTCCATTTAGGGTTGCATGTGAAAGTTATAAACAGATCGGGAAATCCATAATATTTGCATATCGCCATTGCATCCAGATATAAATTCTTCATGTATCTTGGCCCTCCAACGAACGTGGCTGGTAGCAAAAAGCAGCTCCCTTGCTCAGACATATCTGTATTCCCATTGATTTCAGACTACTGAATAGAATCAAAGTTGTCTGATCTAAGTTTTTTCTGGTTCATCCTCAAATAGCTCAACCGATTTTCTTCAATGGTTGTATAAGCATCGACCAAAAATTGTTGGAATAGCCTTTTAGAGTGCAGATGTGTATGAGATTCCCCATCCATTTCCTGAATTCGATATGCATACCACTGTCTCAAAGAGATATTTTTCCTCTTCAGTTTAGCTGAAGCATCTGTAACTCCTTTTTGTATTTCCTGCATCACAAAATAGAAGTTCAACAGTTTTAGAATCATTagatcaataaaaataaatcctTAGTAAATCAGAAAATACTCTATAATAGAAGTTCGTTTTTCAATTTCGGTTTCTGTGTCAACAATATAGAGTTGAGAAAACTTGGGTTCTTCTCCAGCCGGTGGCTTTAAACTACCCATTAAATGATAGTTTTATCCTTGAAGTTGAAACATCTTTGGTCCACGTCCTTGAGGGACACATCTATCCACTTTACCCCCAAGAGATGTAAAAGAAAAGACCATATTAAACTGCCTTATATTTTCTCGAAAATAGTTGCTGAACTCATCATCACCATGTAGCAATCTTTTCAAAATCTCTGGTGATTCCTTAAGTAATGGCAACTGAACTTGACCTTGTCCACAACACAAAGAAAGTTTTGGTTTCTTggacttctttttcttttcaatatgtTCACCAAATCACATTTTCCCACCACAGTAGTCACATTTGTGAGTAGGATCACCCTCATCTATGTACTCTGTAACAAATTCGTAAACTCAGATGATCAGAAACTTTAAaaggttttattattttataaatttcggcaaaaaattcaaatatacatGTAGTCTTTAGTGTAGGCATTGAAGGTGTAGTAGATGAGGATGGACCGCCTTGGAACATGTTTCTAAATATATCAGCCATTGTCAAAATCATCTCTTTTTGTTCATCTGGTATAGGACTTGGAATCGGTGGTAATCCTTCAATGTTATCATATGTTTGTTCATATGAATCACCATCTTCACTACTAACATCATAGCTCTGATCACTGTAGTAACTCTGATTACTATAATCTTCACCTTCCTCTGAAAAAGGTTAATTAAATTTAGACACatgaattaatagaatatataaggataatataa from Raphanus sativus cultivar WK10039 chromosome 8, ASM80110v3, whole genome shotgun sequence includes:
- the LOC130499233 gene encoding uncharacterized protein LOC130499233 encodes the protein MAEVRSPPVAKKVEHVMQMFGDVRVDNYYWLRDDSRCNPDMLSYLREENEYTDTVMSGTKQFENQLFAEIRGRIKEDDISAPLRKGPYYYYKKNLQGKEYVQHCRRLITDNKAEPSVYDTMPTGPDAPPEHIILDENVKAQEHGYYRIGTFKVSPDHKLVAYAEDTKGDEIYTVHVIHSEALTPLGQPLKGVTCYLQWAGNDALVYVTMDEILRPDKVWLHKLGTEQSSDVCLYHEKDDMFSLDLHASESHKYIFVASESKTTRFVFSLDVSKPQDGLRVLTPRVDGIDSSVSHRGNHFFIQRRSTEYYNSELVSCSVDDPSKTTVLIPHRESVKIQEIQLFRDHLAVFEREQGLQKITVYRLPAEEHPLNGLQAGRSVSFVDPVYKVNSTESEFSSSVLRFCYSSLKTPPSVYDYDMDSGTSVIKKIDTVLGGFDASNYVTERKWVSAADGTQIPMSIVYNKKLAKLDGSDPCLLYGYGSYENSVDPYFKTSRLSLLDRGFVYVIAHVRGGGEMGRQWYENGKLLKKKNTFTDFIACAESLIELKYCSKEKLCVEGRSAGGLLMGAVLNMRPDLFKVVVAGVPFVDALTTILDPTIPLTTSEWEEWGDPRKEEYYFYMKSYSPVDNVTAQNYPNVLVTAGLNDPRVMYSEPAKFVAKLREMKTDNNLLLFKCDLGAGHFSKSGRFEKLQEDAFTFTFMMKVLDMIPVSV